In one Bacillus thuringiensis genomic region, the following are encoded:
- a CDS encoding FtsX-like permease family protein codes for MNIRELAYRNVTRNRRTYSAYFLSSAFAIMAFFVYSFFAFHPALSAGELGQYVFVSMSFAQSIIYLFTFFFILYSMGMFLKTRKHELGILMMLGMTKYQLKRLIFFENIMIGIGAIIFGILSGMLFSGVLLFVAPMILKLDISLSYYIPMKAIVVTSIMFFILFMIISLFSAGMIRKNKIMKLFRGSAEAKPEPKASIISSILAVVLLSAGYVGALLSHGAMVFIMMIPVTTVVIIGTYLLYKQLSVFIIRLCKKSKRFYWTQTNIITLSDLAYRMRDNARMFFIVTIISTVAFSAIGTLVGFASMTKGIMERPISFHYHSKQGNSNESQHIQMIDKGLKKHSIAASKTNISTKKTEEQSLRSAIFIKESDYKKYAKLTEEPFNTVANKEGVFLSANIPGPTMKERKEITLPNMNENLKVKKVTSSSLGKILRGNVYVISNNQYDSLQDGFIETKDYMYKTERTKDEIEIGKELTHQIKPYQEYSTFSAEEYEQNQSLQIAGPILFVGFFIGIVFFVCAGSFLYFRLFSDLEDDVRLFEMIRKVGLTSRELSKVVTIRLALLFFVPIGVATLHGAVALTALGQMFEYSLFKENTVVLSVFIGIQVVYFLLIRSRYVKQLKERLRMH; via the coding sequence ATGAACATTAGAGAACTAGCATATCGGAATGTAACCCGAAATAGACGGACATACTCAGCCTATTTTTTGAGTAGTGCATTTGCAATTATGGCCTTTTTTGTGTATTCATTTTTTGCGTTTCATCCGGCATTAAGTGCAGGAGAATTAGGTCAGTACGTATTCGTAAGTATGTCTTTTGCACAGTCTATTATTTACTTATTTACATTCTTCTTTATTTTATATTCGATGGGAATGTTTTTAAAAACGAGAAAGCATGAACTAGGAATTTTAATGATGCTAGGTATGACGAAATATCAATTAAAGCGTCTGATCTTTTTTGAAAATATTATGATTGGAATAGGGGCAATTATTTTTGGTATTCTTTCAGGTATGTTATTTTCAGGGGTATTACTATTTGTCGCCCCGATGATATTAAAACTAGATATCTCCTTATCTTATTACATACCGATGAAAGCAATTGTTGTAACAAGTATTATGTTTTTCATATTATTTATGATCATATCATTGTTTAGTGCAGGAATGATTCGTAAAAATAAAATTATGAAGTTGTTTAGAGGGTCAGCAGAGGCAAAACCGGAACCGAAAGCATCAATCATTTCTTCAATATTAGCAGTAGTATTGCTTAGTGCTGGCTATGTAGGAGCTCTTCTATCGCATGGCGCAATGGTATTTATTATGATGATTCCTGTTACAACGGTAGTTATTATTGGGACGTATTTGTTGTACAAGCAGCTGAGTGTCTTTATTATTCGATTATGTAAAAAAAGTAAACGTTTCTATTGGACACAGACTAATATTATTACGTTATCAGATTTAGCGTATCGCATGAGAGATAACGCAAGAATGTTCTTTATTGTAACCATTATTTCTACTGTAGCATTTTCCGCAATAGGGACATTAGTTGGCTTCGCATCCATGACGAAAGGGATAATGGAGAGACCGATTTCGTTTCATTACCATTCTAAGCAAGGGAATAGTAACGAATCACAGCATATACAAATGATTGACAAAGGATTAAAGAAACATAGTATAGCAGCTTCAAAAACTAATATTTCGACAAAGAAAACGGAGGAACAGTCGTTAAGAAGCGCCATTTTTATAAAAGAATCAGACTATAAGAAATATGCAAAGTTAACAGAAGAACCATTTAATACTGTAGCAAATAAAGAAGGTGTATTTTTGTCAGCTAATATACCAGGGCCAACGATGAAAGAAAGAAAAGAAATTACTTTACCTAATATGAATGAAAATTTAAAAGTGAAAAAAGTTACTTCATCTTCATTGGGGAAAATATTAAGAGGAAATGTTTATGTAATCTCTAATAATCAATATGATTCATTACAAGATGGGTTTATAGAGACAAAAGATTATATGTATAAAACTGAAAGAACGAAAGATGAGATTGAAATTGGTAAAGAGCTTACGCATCAAATTAAACCGTATCAAGAATATTCAACGTTTAGTGCGGAAGAGTACGAGCAAAACCAAAGTTTACAAATTGCAGGACCGATTTTATTTGTAGGTTTCTTTATTGGTATAGTATTTTTCGTTTGCGCAGGAAGTTTCCTTTACTTCCGTTTATTCTCCGATTTGGAGGATGATGTTCGTTTGTTCGAAATGATTCGTAAAGTTGGATTGACAAGTAGGGAATTATCGAAGGTAGTTACAATTCGATTGGCGCTTTTATTCTTCGTTCCAATTGGTGTTGCAACATTACATGGAGCAGTAGCCTTAACGGCGTTAGGGCAAATGTTTGAGTACTCATTGTTTAAAGAAAATACAGTTGTATTAAGTGTTTTCATAGGTATTCAAGTTGTATACTTCTTACTTATAAGATCCCGTTATGTAAAACAATTGAAAGAGAGATTACGTATGCATTAA
- a CDS encoding ArsR/SmtB family transcription factor has translation MRTLYHPNREEIQFSSVLYALSDQIRLQIVNILLEKNEQSCGALNIPVAKSTLSHHFKVLRESGVMYTRLEGTQRFISIREEDLNARFPGLLQVVLHATEPY, from the coding sequence ATGCGTACACTCTATCATCCAAATCGAGAAGAAATTCAATTTTCTTCTGTCTTATATGCACTTAGCGATCAAATTCGTTTACAAATTGTAAATATTTTACTAGAGAAAAATGAACAATCTTGTGGTGCTTTAAACATCCCTGTTGCAAAATCAACTTTATCTCACCATTTCAAAGTTTTACGTGAGTCAGGTGTTATGTACACGCGCCTTGAAGGAACACAACGTTTCATTTCAATTCGTGAAGAAGATTTAAATGCTAGATTCCCAGGTTTATTACAAGTTGTATTACATGCGACAGAGCCATATTAA
- a CDS encoding DUF3933 family protein — protein sequence MKQYVICQIINGEKYLAAYAETKEEAIEKAELLGLRTGNRYTVITAEEAEGLTYP from the coding sequence ATGAAACAATATGTAATTTGCCAAATTATCAATGGAGAAAAATATTTAGCTGCTTATGCGGAGACGAAGGAGGAAGCAATTGAAAAAGCAGAATTGTTAGGATTACGAACGGGAAATCGATACACAGTTATTACTGCAGAGGAAGCAGAAGGGTTAACGTATCCTTAA
- the nadE gene encoding ammonia-dependent NAD(+) synthetase — MTLQEQIMKALHVQPVIDPKIEIRKRVDFLKDYVKKTGAKGFVLGISGGQDSTLAGRLAQLAVEEIRNEGGNATFIAVRLPYKVQKDEDDAQLALQFIQADQSVAFDIASTVDAFSNQYENLLGESLTDFNKGNVKARIRMVTQYAIGGQKGLLVIGTDHAAEAVTGFFTKFGDGGADLLPLTGLTKRQGRALLQELGADERLYLKMPTADLLDEKPGQADETELGITYDQLDDYLEGKAVPADVAEKIEKRYTVSEHKRQVPASMFDDWWK; from the coding sequence ATGACATTACAAGAACAGATTATGAAAGCATTACATGTTCAGCCTGTAATTGATCCAAAAATTGAAATTCGTAAACGAGTTGATTTCTTAAAGGATTATGTAAAAAAAACAGGTGCAAAAGGATTTGTACTTGGTATTAGCGGCGGACAAGACTCTACATTAGCAGGACGCTTAGCACAACTTGCAGTTGAAGAAATTCGTAACGAAGGTGGTAATGCAACGTTTATCGCCGTGCGTCTTCCTTATAAAGTACAAAAAGATGAAGATGATGCACAATTAGCATTACAATTCATTCAAGCAGATCAATCTGTTGCATTTGATATTGCTTCAACTGTTGATGCTTTTTCAAATCAATATGAAAACTTATTGGGTGAATCATTAACAGATTTCAATAAGGGTAACGTGAAAGCACGTATCCGTATGGTTACTCAATATGCAATTGGTGGACAAAAAGGGCTACTTGTTATCGGAACAGATCACGCTGCAGAAGCTGTAACAGGGTTCTTTACAAAATTCGGAGATGGTGGTGCAGATTTATTACCATTAACGGGATTAACGAAGCGCCAAGGACGTGCATTATTACAAGAGTTAGGTGCAGACGAGCGACTGTACTTAAAAATGCCAACAGCTGATTTATTAGATGAAAAACCAGGTCAAGCTGATGAAACAGAGTTAGGTATTACTTATGATCAATTAGATGATTATTTAGAAGGTAAAGCAGTTCCAGCTGACGTTGCAGAGAAAATTGAAAAACGTTACACAGTGAGTGAGCATAAAAGACAAGTACCAGCGTCAATGTTTGATGATTGGTGGAAATAA
- a CDS encoding serine protease, whose protein sequence is MSSTVNKQKGIQLIPFTVNKVVEQVNEIPPGVQLMHAPQVWEKSVKGQDVVVAVLDTGCDTNHIDLKDRIIGGRNFTKDYEADPNVYLDNNGHGTHVAGTIAATENGVGVLGVAPLAKMLVLKVLAGDGSGSYEQIIEAIHYAVNWRGPNQEKVRIISMSLGGPQDVPELHEAIQNAVKQDVLVVCAAGNNGDCDDETEELDFPGAYSEVIEVGAVNLERKIACFSNSNQEIDLVAPGDEILSTYPEGKYAVLSGTSMATPHVAGALALLIKQCEKEYGRKLSEPEIYARLIKRTVPLGYERTSEGNGLIDLLKE, encoded by the coding sequence ATGAGTAGTACAGTGAATAAACAAAAAGGTATACAATTGATTCCGTTTACCGTAAATAAGGTGGTAGAACAAGTAAATGAAATTCCACCAGGTGTACAACTGATGCACGCTCCGCAAGTATGGGAAAAGAGTGTGAAGGGGCAAGATGTAGTCGTTGCCGTATTAGATACAGGGTGTGATACTAATCATATAGATTTAAAGGATCGTATTATCGGCGGAAGAAATTTCACAAAAGATTATGAAGCTGATCCAAATGTGTATCTTGATAATAACGGACATGGTACTCATGTTGCGGGAACGATTGCCGCGACTGAAAATGGTGTCGGTGTATTAGGAGTTGCACCACTTGCTAAAATGTTAGTATTAAAAGTTTTAGCGGGAGATGGTTCTGGAAGTTATGAGCAAATTATTGAGGCAATTCATTATGCTGTAAATTGGAGAGGGCCGAATCAAGAGAAAGTGAGAATTATTTCAATGTCACTTGGTGGTCCGCAAGATGTTCCAGAATTACATGAAGCAATTCAAAATGCGGTAAAGCAAGATGTTCTCGTTGTATGTGCTGCTGGAAATAATGGAGATTGCGATGATGAAACAGAGGAACTAGACTTTCCGGGTGCGTACTCCGAGGTAATTGAAGTTGGTGCTGTTAATTTAGAGCGGAAGATTGCATGTTTTAGTAATTCAAATCAAGAAATTGATCTAGTAGCGCCAGGTGATGAAATATTATCTACGTATCCAGAAGGAAAATATGCTGTGTTAAGTGGAACTTCCATGGCGACGCCGCATGTTGCTGGAGCGCTCGCCTTGCTCATTAAACAGTGTGAGAAAGAATACGGTCGAAAGTTATCGGAGCCGGAAATATATGCACGACTCATTAAAAGAACTGTACCTTTAGGGTACGAACGTACATCTGAAGGGAATGGATTAATAGATTTATTAAAAGAATAG
- a CDS encoding DUF4083 domain-containing protein, with amino-acid sequence MNLFESNIFTLIYTCLVIGLIVLFFISFTLFIRRVLQSSAAKKHHVINMNQKLDRIIELLEKDKK; translated from the coding sequence ATGAACTTGTTTGAAAGTAATATATTTACATTGATATATACTTGTTTAGTAATCGGACTTATCGTTTTGTTTTTCATATCATTTACTTTGTTTATTAGAAGAGTATTACAAAGCAGTGCTGCAAAGAAACACCACGTGATTAATATGAACCAGAAGCTAGATCGAATTATTGAATTGCTTGAAAAAGATAAGAAATAG
- a CDS encoding AbrB/MazE/SpoVT family DNA-binding domain-containing protein: protein MKATGVIRKVDELGRIVIPKELRDVLGIQIKSPLEIFVEADKIILQKYQPYNACQITGDVSGQNITLANGNITVGIEGAEYLVKEIEKFLNKSEV, encoded by the coding sequence ATGAAAGCAACAGGAGTTATTCGAAAAGTAGACGAATTAGGACGAATTGTTATCCCTAAAGAATTACGCGATGTATTGGGAATACAAATTAAATCACCGCTTGAAATTTTTGTAGAAGCAGATAAAATCATTTTACAAAAATATCAACCTTACAATGCTTGCCAAATCACAGGTGATGTTTCAGGGCAGAATATTACATTAGCAAATGGAAATATTACAGTTGGGATAGAGGGAGCGGAATATTTAGTAAAAGAAATAGAAAAGTTTTTAAACAAGAGTGAGGTTTAG
- a CDS encoding YjcZ family sporulation protein, with the protein MGYGYSCCGYGYGGGGCGYGGFALLIVLFILLIIIGASCWGGFVGC; encoded by the coding sequence ATGGGTTACGGATATAGTTGCTGTGGTTACGGATACGGTGGCGGCGGTTGTGGTTACGGAGGTTTCGCTTTATTAATCGTTTTATTTATCCTTCTAATCATCATCGGAGCTAGCTGTTGGGGCGGCTTTGTAGGCTGCTAG
- a CDS encoding YwqG family protein, giving the protein MNKKIEVLIDKYELTHLKEELINTVFPCIKVVPKQQETVAIGSSKMGGVPDLPALFEYPKHKGNPLQFIAQFNLSDLQNVGMDHNLPKTGMLYFFCIENYFEENVNLTEAGRVLYYDVPVEQLRRENEVQAKYNQCAITFELTYKLPELFIEDEADSDRFLQLLEELIPDNYDNHQMFGEPFSVQEEVLYETGEYMGVDPQQMTLLFQIDSDHKNCNMVWGELGMLYFCISNEDLKNQRFENTCCVLQTC; this is encoded by the coding sequence ATGAATAAAAAAATTGAAGTATTAATTGATAAATATGAACTAACACACTTGAAAGAGGAACTTATTAATACTGTATTTCCTTGTATAAAAGTTGTGCCAAAGCAGCAGGAAACTGTTGCGATAGGTAGTTCGAAAATGGGAGGAGTTCCTGATTTACCAGCTTTATTTGAATATCCAAAGCATAAAGGAAATCCACTACAATTTATCGCGCAATTTAACTTAAGTGATTTACAAAACGTTGGTATGGATCACAATCTTCCTAAGACGGGGATGCTGTATTTCTTTTGCATCGAAAATTATTTTGAAGAAAATGTGAATCTAACAGAGGCTGGGCGTGTACTTTATTATGATGTTCCTGTAGAGCAATTACGAAGAGAAAATGAAGTACAAGCGAAATATAACCAGTGTGCAATTACTTTTGAACTGACATACAAATTACCAGAGCTTTTCATTGAAGATGAGGCTGATTCAGATCGTTTCTTGCAATTACTTGAAGAGCTAATTCCGGATAACTACGATAACCATCAAATGTTTGGTGAGCCATTCTCTGTACAAGAGGAAGTGTTATATGAGACAGGAGAATATATGGGAGTAGACCCACAGCAAATGACTCTTTTATTCCAAATTGATTCAGATCATAAAAATTGTAATATGGTTTGGGGAGAACTAGGGATGCTATATTTCTGTATTAGTAATGAAGATTTGAAAAATCAACGTTTTGAAAATACATGCTGCGTATTACAAACTTGCTAA
- a CDS encoding NUDIX hydrolase, protein MANYIKELREKVGHDYVFLNFAGGCVFNKEGEVLLQKRGDFNAWGFPGGAMEIGESAAETAIREIKEETGYDVEINELIGVYTKYFQSYPNGDKAQSIVMFFSFSIVGGDKKVDGDETLDLKFFPLDDMPPLFCKQHEDCLQDLLEKRVGVYR, encoded by the coding sequence ATGGCCAATTATATAAAAGAATTACGTGAAAAAGTAGGACATGATTATGTTTTCTTAAACTTTGCCGGTGGTTGTGTATTTAATAAAGAAGGAGAAGTATTACTGCAAAAAAGAGGAGACTTTAACGCTTGGGGATTTCCAGGTGGCGCAATGGAGATAGGGGAATCAGCTGCGGAAACTGCAATCCGAGAAATAAAAGAAGAAACCGGGTATGATGTAGAAATAAATGAGCTTATTGGAGTGTATACAAAATATTTTCAATCATATCCAAATGGAGACAAGGCCCAGTCAATTGTGATGTTCTTTTCATTCTCAATAGTTGGAGGTGACAAAAAAGTAGATGGTGATGAAACGTTGGATTTGAAGTTTTTCCCGTTAGACGACATGCCACCGTTATTTTGTAAACAACATGAAGATTGCCTGCAAGATTTATTGGAGAAAAGAGTAGGGGTATATCGTTAA
- a CDS encoding patatin-like phospholipase family protein has protein sequence MKIDGVFEGGGVRGIAHVGAICALAEKGYEWERVAGTSAGSIIAALVAAGYSCSELKTIITDIDYNKFMKKTFIDRIPFIGKGLSAWTTLGIYSNAFIEEWIEELLRKKGIHLFTDLPDLNKLKIIASDISNGKMVVFPDDLPNYGFLNYRFSIAKAVRMSSTIPFFFEPVKWRTPKWKQPCYMVDGGILSNYPIWIFDSPTAPRWPTFGFHFVKDEIQADPAHYNEPISMFKGLFKTMMQAHDLRHLDKESKARTITIPTGAITSTNFDLTKEEKEWLYNSGYNAANKFLQSWNFRQYIDDYRNGKQDRKSNRYFRQLDS, from the coding sequence ATGAAGATTGATGGTGTTTTTGAAGGAGGCGGTGTGCGCGGTATTGCGCATGTTGGGGCAATTTGCGCGTTAGCCGAAAAAGGTTATGAATGGGAACGTGTAGCTGGTACATCGGCTGGTTCGATTATTGCAGCACTTGTAGCGGCAGGATATTCTTGTTCAGAGTTAAAAACGATTATAACTGATATTGATTATAATAAATTTATGAAAAAAACTTTTATTGATAGAATTCCTTTTATCGGTAAGGGGCTAAGTGCATGGACTACTCTAGGTATATACTCTAATGCATTTATAGAAGAATGGATTGAAGAATTGCTTCGAAAAAAAGGTATTCATTTATTTACTGATTTACCGGATCTAAACAAACTCAAAATCATCGCCTCTGATATTAGTAATGGTAAAATGGTTGTCTTTCCTGACGACTTACCAAACTACGGATTTTTAAATTATCGCTTCTCTATCGCTAAAGCGGTAAGAATGAGTAGTACAATCCCCTTCTTCTTTGAACCCGTAAAATGGAGAACTCCAAAATGGAAGCAGCCTTGTTATATGGTTGATGGAGGAATTCTAAGTAATTATCCAATTTGGATCTTCGATTCACCTACCGCTCCTCGCTGGCCGACTTTCGGATTTCATTTTGTAAAAGATGAGATTCAAGCTGATCCTGCTCACTATAACGAGCCTATTTCCATGTTCAAAGGACTATTTAAAACAATGATGCAAGCTCATGATTTACGTCATTTAGACAAGGAATCAAAAGCAAGAACAATTACAATTCCAACAGGGGCTATTACTAGTACAAACTTCGACTTAACAAAGGAAGAAAAAGAGTGGCTATACAATTCTGGTTATAATGCCGCAAATAAGTTTTTACAATCGTGGAACTTCAGACAATATATTGATGACTATAGAAACGGAAAGCAGGATAGAAAATCAAATCGTTACTTCCGTCAACTTGACTCATAA
- a CDS encoding PLP-dependent aminotransferase family protein — MERFVWKPNMSLATPLYKQIETYIKERIVNGEWTVGTKLPSQRDLAHTFGVNRSTIVMAFDELVAKGYIEGNGRKGTIVVNNNENASPYAPPPNWQSYVETGLHYPNLPAIQEINQAEFYPHVIRLGTGELAPSLLPEKKMKEIMNKLLKSNVTLGYEEPKGNLYLREKISEYLQGHGVYVSPASILIVSGAIQALQLISMGLLSKGASILLEKPSYLYSLNVFQSAGVRLIGIPMDESGLYTSYIEKYKKQFNASILYTIPSFHNPTNFSMNTKKRKEIMEVCNEIGLPIIEDAVYQDLWFDAPCSKPLKAYDKNGIVLHIGSMSKVISPGLRIGWIVGPEPVIQRLSDIKMQTDYGSSTISQQIAAEWFTNGLYDQHLRFVRSELKKRRDFMLLMLDKYLREIATWHEPTGGFYIWVHIKVPISYRSLFDKALQEKVLLNPGTLYDRSANQFLRLSYSYATLEEIEIGIKKLAQLMKK, encoded by the coding sequence ATTCGTTTGGAAACCGAATATGTCTCTAGCGACTCCTCTGTATAAACAAATAGAAACGTATATAAAAGAAAGGATCGTTAATGGAGAATGGACCGTTGGAACGAAATTACCTTCACAAAGAGATTTGGCACATACATTTGGTGTGAATCGAAGCACAATTGTAATGGCTTTCGATGAACTAGTTGCAAAGGGATACATTGAAGGGAATGGCAGGAAAGGAACAATTGTTGTAAATAATAATGAGAATGCTTCACCTTACGCACCCCCGCCTAATTGGCAGTCTTATGTAGAAACAGGACTTCATTATCCGAATCTCCCAGCTATTCAGGAGATTAATCAAGCTGAATTTTATCCACATGTAATCCGATTAGGAACAGGTGAGCTCGCGCCAAGTCTCTTACCTGAGAAAAAGATGAAAGAAATTATGAATAAGCTTTTAAAGTCAAATGTGACGCTTGGGTATGAAGAGCCGAAAGGAAATCTGTATTTAAGGGAAAAGATTTCCGAATACTTACAGGGGCATGGTGTATATGTATCTCCTGCCTCTATATTAATTGTTTCAGGAGCGATTCAAGCGCTGCAACTTATTTCTATGGGTCTTCTTTCGAAAGGGGCATCAATCTTATTAGAGAAACCATCTTATTTATATTCACTTAATGTTTTTCAATCAGCAGGAGTACGTTTAATTGGAATCCCAATGGATGAGAGCGGCTTATATACATCATATATTGAGAAATATAAGAAGCAATTCAATGCCTCTATTTTATATACAATCCCGTCGTTTCATAATCCGACGAATTTTAGTATGAATACTAAGAAGCGAAAAGAAATAATGGAAGTATGTAATGAAATTGGATTACCTATTATAGAGGACGCAGTGTATCAAGACTTATGGTTTGATGCACCTTGTTCGAAACCTTTAAAAGCCTATGATAAAAATGGAATCGTACTACATATTGGAAGCATGTCCAAAGTGATTAGTCCAGGTTTAAGAATTGGATGGATTGTTGGACCTGAGCCAGTAATTCAAAGATTGTCAGACATAAAAATGCAAACAGATTATGGCTCAAGCACTATATCCCAGCAAATTGCAGCAGAGTGGTTTACAAATGGTCTATATGATCAGCATTTGCGATTTGTAAGAAGTGAATTGAAAAAACGAAGAGATTTTATGTTACTAATGTTAGATAAATATCTTCGTGAAATAGCAACTTGGCATGAGCCAACAGGTGGGTTTTATATATGGGTACATATAAAAGTACCCATTTCATATCGCAGTTTATTTGATAAAGCTCTGCAAGAAAAGGTTTTATTAAACCCAGGTACTTTATATGATAGAAGTGCAAATCAATTTTTGCGCCTATCGTATTCATACGCAACGTTAGAAGAAATTGAAATAGGTATAAAAAAACTTGCACAACTAATGAAAAAGTAA
- a CDS encoding transglutaminase domain-containing protein → MGKTSKYVTAAALCSTIVMGGLQASSVSYAATNPTTVTAQSDVKLLDDFRKELKKQIDNREENITITYKTKDRNARNIMDQLYGEFNKIVDADEYVKYNVASTRYSIKGMPGDYTFTLQVKYRESKEQTQYVKAQAKSIVGSIVKPGMDEHEKVKAIHDYVVKHVSYDTSYQAYTAYEALANRSAVCQGYTLLTYELLKEAGIQNHIVTGTGNGQAHAWNLVNIENKWYHLDTTFDDPVPDKAGRVTYSYFNMSDEQLSKDHDWDRSKYPAATTSYFGELTNKIKAGSSKTVVYEQMLKETNLQYLSAEYGAENYNEFKKKLQQQFAAKPEKVEVRYKQSMDGTMQDIKKVLNEINWPKGAKRVSYQVAPYSALAGYSLATITFTY, encoded by the coding sequence ATGGGAAAGACAAGTAAGTATGTGACAGCTGCCGCACTTTGTTCAACTATAGTAATGGGAGGCTTACAAGCGTCATCTGTATCTTATGCAGCTACAAATCCGACTACAGTGACAGCACAATCAGATGTAAAGTTATTAGATGATTTCAGAAAAGAATTAAAAAAACAGATTGATAATCGAGAAGAAAATATTACAATCACATATAAAACAAAAGATAGAAATGCTAGAAATATTATGGATCAATTGTATGGTGAGTTTAATAAAATTGTAGATGCTGATGAGTATGTAAAATATAATGTAGCGTCTACTAGATATTCTATTAAAGGAATGCCAGGGGACTATACGTTTACACTGCAAGTAAAATACCGTGAATCAAAAGAACAAACTCAATATGTAAAAGCTCAGGCGAAATCAATTGTTGGATCAATTGTAAAACCAGGGATGGATGAGCATGAGAAAGTAAAAGCTATTCACGATTACGTTGTTAAGCATGTGTCTTATGATACGTCTTATCAAGCGTATACAGCATATGAAGCATTAGCGAATCGTTCTGCCGTTTGCCAAGGATATACATTATTAACGTATGAGTTGTTAAAAGAGGCAGGTATTCAAAATCATATTGTAACAGGCACAGGAAACGGACAAGCTCACGCGTGGAATTTAGTGAACATTGAAAACAAATGGTATCACCTAGATACTACATTTGATGATCCAGTACCAGATAAAGCAGGGCGTGTAACTTACTCATATTTTAACATGTCTGACGAACAGTTAAGTAAAGATCACGACTGGGATCGTAGTAAATATCCAGCAGCAACTACAAGTTATTTTGGTGAATTAACAAATAAAATAAAAGCTGGTAGCTCAAAAACTGTCGTATATGAGCAAATGTTAAAAGAAACAAATTTACAATACTTATCTGCAGAATACGGAGCAGAAAATTATAATGAATTTAAGAAAAAGTTACAGCAACAGTTTGCAGCCAAACCAGAAAAAGTAGAAGTACGATATAAGCAGTCCATGGATGGAACGATGCAAGATATAAAGAAAGTATTAAATGAAATAAATTGGCCAAAAGGTGCAAAGCGTGTGTCTTATCAAGTAGCACCTTATAGTGCATTAGCGGGTTATTCATTAGCGACAATTACATTTACGTATTAA
- a CDS encoding aldo/keto reductase has translation MKYTKLQKAGLNISKLGLGTNAVGGHNLYADVNEEEGKRLVEEAIQQGITFFDTADSYGFGRSEELVGEVLKGKRHEFILATKGGIQPLLNGETYINNEPSYLRNAVENSLRRLQTDYIDLYYLHFTNPETSYIDSIGELTHLKEEGKIRSIGISNVNIEQLKEANQHGHIDVVQSPYNMLERTAEEELLPYCIEAGISFIPYGPLAFGILGGKYTEDFKLNEVDWRQNVNLFEENTYKSNFKKVEKLKGLAKENDIEVSHLALAWLLNKEGIDTVIPGGKRAEQVRESVKAVDVVLNERVMKEIQSILED, from the coding sequence ATGAAGTATACAAAATTGCAAAAGGCAGGATTAAATATTTCAAAGTTGGGTTTAGGTACAAATGCAGTAGGGGGACATAATTTATATGCTGATGTGAATGAAGAAGAAGGAAAGCGATTAGTAGAAGAAGCTATTCAGCAAGGGATTACATTTTTTGATACAGCAGATTCATATGGTTTCGGTAGATCAGAGGAATTAGTAGGAGAAGTATTAAAGGGAAAACGTCATGAGTTTATACTTGCTACAAAAGGTGGAATTCAACCGTTGTTAAATGGAGAAACTTATATTAACAATGAACCAAGTTATTTAAGGAATGCTGTGGAAAATAGCTTAAGAAGATTACAGACTGATTATATTGATTTATATTATTTACACTTTACAAATCCTGAAACAAGTTACATAGATTCAATCGGAGAGCTTACTCATTTAAAAGAAGAAGGGAAAATTCGTTCAATTGGAATATCGAACGTAAACATAGAACAATTAAAAGAGGCGAATCAACATGGTCATATAGATGTTGTACAATCTCCATACAATATGTTAGAACGTACAGCTGAGGAAGAACTGTTGCCGTATTGTATAGAAGCGGGTATTTCATTTATTCCATATGGGCCTCTTGCTTTTGGAATATTAGGCGGAAAATATACAGAAGATTTTAAATTGAACGAAGTCGATTGGCGCCAAAATGTAAATCTATTTGAAGAAAATACATATAAGAGTAATTTTAAGAAAGTGGAAAAGTTAAAAGGGCTAGCTAAAGAAAATGATATTGAAGTGTCTCATTTAGCGTTAGCATGGTTATTAAATAAAGAAGGAATTGATACTGTTATACCTGGTGGAAAGCGGGCAGAGCAGGTAAGAGAAAGTGTGAAAGCGGTAGACGTTGTATTGAATGAAAGAGTCATGAAAGAAATCCAATCTATTTTAGAAGATTAG